AGCCCGAATATCACGCTCGTCAGAACCACGGCCTGGGTTTTCGTGAACCCCTCGTAGAGACGTTTCTGGATGACGCCTCGAAAGAGAAACTCCTCGGCCGGGGCGTTGAACAGGAATACGATAACGATCATGATGAGGACCATGGTCGAGTCCGTGCCGACGAAATCCAGCACGCTATTCGACGTCGATTCGATGCCGAGACCCTGGAAGAGTAACCCGACGAGGATCACGAACGCGATACTTGCGACGACGCCAGCTACCCCGATGAGCCACCCGCGACGGTCGGGGGTCGAGAGGTCGACGAACGACCAGCCGCGGTCTGTCCACCAGAGGTAGGCGGCGCCGGCGACGACGAACCCGGCAAAGTTCAGGATGAAAAAGAGCGATCTGATCTCGTAAGACGTCTGCGTTGGCTCGTCGATTAACCCTGGCTCGGCCAGGATCGCGGGAAGCGTCAGTAGTTGCGACATGAGAATTCCGCCCACCGTCAACAGGGCGGCGACGGCAACCGACCGAGCGTACCCGTCGGTCCGCTTCAAGGTGTTCATGACCACGGGTTAGCGTTCACACTCCTTGTGCATTCCTTTCCTGGATTCACTGCCCGGAATCGCCGCCGTCGCGCCAGGAGTCCGGCACGTTGATCACGTAGCGGCCGTCTTCCTGCAGAGAGACGATGTACTCCTCGCGGTCGTAGAGTTCCATCAGGTTGAGTTCGTACTGGCCGGGTTTGAGGATCTTGATGCTCTCGAACTGTTCGTTGAGTTCCTCGCGAAGGTCGTCGAGCGAGGGGCGGTCGTCGTCGGTCGGTTCGCTGACGACGCGGCCGTTTTCGACGTCGGGCCCTGCCTTCTCGTCGGCCGGATTGGTCGCACTCGAGGCGGGGAGTTCGTCGCTCGAGACGACGTCGCTCCGTGCGCTCGCCTGGGCAGCGTCCTCGTCCCCGTCGCTTCCCTCGAGTTCGGTGGGGGTGTCACCGGCTTCGACCGTCGAGTCGTCCGTTCGAGGCGCGGATTGCTCGGTGTGTTTCTCCGTTTGGTCCTGGTCGTCGGGTCGTCGTGCCGATTCGGGCCACTCAGAGAACTCCGCCGGCACGTCGTCGTGCTCGGACGAGGGAGGTTCGCTCGCGGTTCGAGGCCAGGTGCGGTTCGTCGACATCGATGTGGACGCCGATTCCGACGTCGATGTCGATTCCGATGTCGAGGTGGTCCTGGACCCGGACCTGGATCCAGACTCGGATACGGTTCCGGTTCCAGTTCCAGTTCCAGTTCCAGTTCCGGCTTCAGACTCGGATCTGGATTCGGATTCGGATTCGGATCTGGACCCGGACGTCGACCCTGACTGCGTAATCCCACGTTCGTCACCGTCACTCGAGGACGCCGACTCGGACTCTCGCGTGATACCACCGGACTGACCGCCGGTGGCTGACCTGGTGTCGGTGTCGGTGTCGGCCCCACTCGAAGTCGCGGTGGCGGACGACGCCGGCGCAAACTGGAACTTGTTGCCGCCACAGTTCGGACATCCCGAGAGCATCTCTTTGGATCCGTCGGGAAACGTCTGACCGCAGGTGGTACACTGGTGTGGCATTCGTCGTCGCTAGCTCCGGGAGACGAGCGCGCTGATGAGCGTCTCGTCCTTGTGCAGGGTCTCGATCTGGTTCGCCGGCCCGATGACGGTGAGTTTCTTCGGCGACTCGTCGTTGCCCATGATCCGACCGAGTAGCGAGGAGTCGCGGGTACCGGACTTGGGGTAGGTTTCGATCTCGATACCGTTGAACTCGTCCGGGCTGATCTCGGCCATCGTCACCTCGATCAGGCGACTCTCCTCGTCCGGAGTGAGCCCTTCCTCGAGGATGACGATGTTACCGTCGTGAACGCCGTCGAGGATCATCCGGATCTTCTCCATGCTCGCTAGACCCTCCATGCGCTCTCCGCTGATGAGGTCGATCTGGACGCCGTCGTGGCGGTCGTCGTCGGCTTTGGTTGCTTCCGGCATGATTACCCGAAGTACTCCGCGATGTTTTCGTACACTTCGTCCATGTTCTCTCCTTCTTTCGCCGACAGCGGGACCGTCTTGTGCTGGGGGAAGGCGTCCTCGATCCGCTTGACGCTCGATTCGGGGAGGTCGATCTTGTTCGCGAAGATGAGTACGGGCAGGTCGCGCGATTCGATGATACCGATCAGCATCGTGTTGACCTGCGTAATCGGGTCTTCGGCGCTGTCGAGTACGTAGATGACGCCGTCGACGTCCTCGCGAAGCCAGTGCATGGCCTCTGCGACCCCTTCCGTGGCCTCTCGAGAGCGTCTGATCGCGTCGTCTTTCTCCATCTCGTCGGTGAACTCCTCGTAGTCGACTTTCGTCGTCACGCCGGGGGTGTCGACGATGTCGATGGTCACCGACTTGCCGTTACGCTCGATTTCGACGTCTTCCTTCCGGCGAGCGCGCCGGGTTTCGTGAGGAATGTGGCTTTCGGTGCCGATGGCGTCACCGGTCCAGTCACGAGCTATGCGGTTTGCTAACGTGGTTTTTCCGGCGTTAGGCGGCCCGTAGATGCCGATTCGCTTTGGCTCCTGCTCGGAGAAGAGCCGATCCGTCGCGCGAGAGATGCTATCTTTGAGTCCTGTAAACAATCCCATCCTGGAGATCCTCCACACTTGCGAGTGTGTCTGAACGTACTACAGAACCGAATTCACTTAAGTCTACGTCAGACAGAGGGATTGTCACGCACGGGCGACGGTTTCGACCGCGAGATCGCGTCCCTTCCCGTGGTTTGAGCGGTAGATAACTCGAGTTTCGACCGGTACGAACCGGATCGGGCCGCGAGACGATCGCCAGAGGCGAAGGTTCTTGCTCCAGGACTCGCATGTTGCGCTATGAGCAGCGCGGCCGACTCGCTCGCGGAACCGCAGGTGCTCGCCCACACCAAGCGCGCGCTGTTTCCGGCGGGAGACGCCGACACCTACGCCGTCGTCGACACGCAGTTTTCGACGCGGGAGTGGCGGCCCGGCCAGCGCCTCGAGACGGACCTCCTGGAGACGCTCGCCCCGTTCAATCGCGTCCAGGTCGGCGGCGGGTATCCCGACCTCGTCGGCGTGAGGCGTCTCGAGTCGGACCTGCTCGCGGTCGAACGCTTCGGCGACGAACCACCGCTGATCGCCGTTGAGGCCAAAGGCTACGCGACGAGCGGCGTCGACACCGAGCGGGGCATCGTCCAGGCCTACGACCGGCTCCACGAGGCCAACGCGGCCTACCTTGCCGCGCCAGCGGCCGTCGTCTCCCAGACGGATCGAACCCTCGCCCGCGAGTTGAACGTGGGTATCCTCGGCGTAACCCCCTCTGGGGCGGTCGAGCCGCTCGAGGTGCCCCGCGTCGTCGGCAACCGGACGACTACTGAGGCGAACGCGATCCGGTTTCAGGCGAGCGCCCAGGGCGTGACCGACCGCTCGTTCGGGCTCAACCACCCGAAGAACTACCTCGGCTATCCGCTGGCCAGCTACGCCGACGGCGACACCGCGACGCTGCTCGAGACGTGCGACGTGGTCGGCGCCGTCGACGAGGCGAGGCGGGGTGCGGCGTTCCTGGGGCTGGTCGAGGCGAACGCCGACTCTCTCGAGGAGCCCGGACTCACGCCCCTCGGCCGGGAGGTCGTCCGCTTTGCCCTCGCCCGTCACGGCACGGTCGAGGCCGCCCTCGAGAAGTTCGCTGACTGGTACCGCTCGCGAACGCGGTTCGTCGACCTCGCCCCCGCCTGGGGGCAGCTAGCACGCCGAATCGTCTACGCCTACCCGGCGACGAAACTGCTCGTCACCGAACTCCAGGCACTGCACGACGACGGCGCCCTCGAGCCGTCGCTGGTCGACCTCGTTCGACGGTTGCACGCGTTACACCCCAGTTTCACCGTCGAGCTGTTCGTCAGGGGAGACCGCGCGGTTCGAAGCCGGGTGCTCACCGTCGACGGCGAACTGCAGCCGGCCGCGCTCGAGGAGGGATCAGTTTACCACGCGCCGACGGTGTTTCAGTTGAAGGCGATGCTGTATCACACCGGCATCCTGACCGAGCGCGGCGCCGAACCACACCGACTGGACCCGCTCCAGGACGTGTGGGCGCTTCGGGACCCGCTGTAGCCAGTTTGGATCCTCGATTCACAGAAAGCGGTCAGTTGTTGGGGGAACCGAGACGGTTTTCGCGCTCAGTACCCTCCACTCGAGCGCACAGTATACCACCCAATGGCACCATCTCACGACCACACCGCACCGGCAGACTCCGCCTCCGATTCCGCCGTCAGGTTCTCTCTCGAGGGCGTCCGCGTCGGATTCTTGACCTGCATCCCGGTCGCGCTCGGGGTCGCCGGCTACGGCGTCGCCTTCGGCGTCGTCGCGAACCAGGCTGGCCTCAGCGTCGCCGAAGCCGCACTGATGAGCGCGACAGTCGTCGCCGGCGCCTCCCAGCTCATCGCAGTGGAACTCTGGGCCGATCCTCTCCCGGTGACCGCAATTCTCGTGACGACCGTCGCCGTCAACCTCCGATACTCGCTCATGGGCGCCGCCCTGGAGCGCTGGTTTCGTCACCTCTCGCCCGCCCAGGTCTACGGTAGCCTCTTCCTGATGGCCGACGAGAACTGGGCACTCACCGTTCGCGACCTGAAAACCGGGAGCGGCCGCGGCGCCTTCCTCCTCGGCAGCGGCATCGCAGTCTGGACGTTCTGGGTCGCCTCGACGGTCCTCGGCGTCCTCGCCGGGGGCGTCATCGGCGATCCGGCCAGGTACGGCTTCGACTTCATCCTCGCCGCCGTCTTCCTCGCGCTCGCGGCCGACCTGTGGGAGGGCCGGTCGACGTTCGTCCCCTGGCTCGTCGCCCTCGCCACGGCGTTGGTCGCCTCGTCGGTGCTTCCCGGTCGCTGGTACATCCTCCTCGGCGGACTCGCCGCGGCGGCCCTCGAGGTGATCCGCTACGATGCGTGAGGGATGGCTCTCGCTCGACCCGTTCGTCGTCGCCGTCGTCCTCGCGATGGCCGTCCTCACCTACCTCACGAAGGTCGGCGGACTCTGGGTTCTGAGCCGACTCGAGGTGAGCGACCGCCTCGAGGCCGGACTGTCGGTGCTCCCGGGGGCGATCGTGATCGCGATCCTGGGCCCGGAACTGGCGTCGGGCGGACCGTCCGAGTGGGCCGCTGGAATCGTCGTCCTGGCAATCGCGTGGCGAACTGAGAACATCCTCCTGGCGCTGTGTGGCGGCATCCTCGCTGTCGTGGCGTTTCGCGGGCTGGTATAGCGGTGAGGAAACGGGTGTGGACTCTTTTTGCTCGAGTGGCGGCCATGCCACTATCGACAGTCACACCGATTCACGAGCCATCGTCCGCGAACCAGGCCGGTCAGCCCGACTGGTCGCTGACGGCGACGTCCCGAAACTCGAATCGCGCCCCACCGGCGTCGCTCTCGATCAATCGCCGCTCCCAGCCGTAGACGCCGGCCAGTCGGTCGACGAACGCCAGTCCGAGCCCGGTCCCATCTCTATCGGCGGTCGTCGTGAACCCCGGCTTGAACACCATCTCCCTGTCCTCGGGTGGGATGCCGTCCCCGTCGTCGGCCACGTAGAACCCGTCCGCCACCGTTCCGACCTCGATTATCACGTCCGATCCGCCGTGTCGAATCGCGTTCTCGAACAGGTTCCTGAACAGGTGTCGTACGTACACCTCGTCCGCTTCGATCACGAGGTCGACGTCGACCACCAAAGTCGCCTCGCGGGTCTCCACGTCGTCCCAGACGTCCCGGGCCATCTCGGCGAGGGAAACGGGTGCACGCTTCCCGACGGCGTCCCCACGCCGCGTCAACACGAGCATCACGTCGATCATGTTCTCGATCCGGTCGAACGACTCCACGACGTTTTCGACCGCCTTCGGCGCAGCCTCCTCCGGCAGGTGCTGGGCGTAGATCTGACCGATCGTCACCGGGTTCCGAAGTTCGTGGGCGAGCATGCTGGCGAACTTCTCGAGGCGCGTGTTCAGCTCCTGGAGTTCCGCGACCGTCTCCTCGAGTTCGTCCTGGTAGGTGTGGCGCTCGATCGCTGCGGCGAGGAGGTTGGCGACGCTCTGGACGAAGTCGACGTCGTGGTCGGTGAACGCGATCTCGTCCGTCGTATGGAGGCCCAGGATCCCCCACGGGTCGTCGACGGTGCCGATGATGACGCTGATGCCACTCACTACGTCGTGATCGGTGAGGAGATCCGGGCCACTGAATCGCTCTTCGGTTCGCAGATCGTCGACGACGACCGGTTCCTCCGAGAGGAGCGTGTACCCGGCTTGCGAGTTCGTATCCGTCGGGATCTCCGCCTCCCCGACGATCCCCTCCTGCCAGCCGACCCCCTGTCGAAGGAAGACGTTCCCGGAGGGGAGCAACTCGAGCACTTTGCAGTACTCGCAGTCGAGCGTCTCCGCGACCGTCGCCGCCGCGTCGTGCATGAGTCGATCGATGTCGTCCGTCTCGAGAGCCCGCCTTCCCAGCGAAGAAACGACTTTCTGCTGATGAATGCGGGTGTGAAGCTCCGTCTCTGAGTCGGACGATGAACTCATCGTGGCAGCCATTATTCTGAACCCGCATAAGTTTCTGTCCAATACACATTGGGTTCGATTTCACGGCCGGCGGTGATCCGTGTGGCTACTGTTTCGATGGTCTCGCACTTCTGACAGACGATGGTGCGGGTCCGGACCGTTGGCTACGGAGCGTCATTTCCTCTAACGAATTGTATGACGGAGACGGGTGAACACGAATCGTGACGAACGCCAGCTGGATAGCGGTACTTTGTTCATATACACCATGCCGCCGGCTAGTGGATTTGAACCGTGACGAAACGTAGCGGGCGCGACGGGCACCTGGCACTCTATCGAGGATATCCGCTACACTGCGAAGTCGCACCTAGGACGGAATCGAATACTTCCGCTCCAGCTCTCACTCATGGGTCTACCTCACACCCATGTCATTAGAACCAATCAGTCCAGAACAAGCGCTTGAACTGTACCTCGCTGACCGCGAAACGGAACTCGCCGTCGCAACGATATACTCGCACAAATCCAGACTTGGCCACTTTGTCCGTTGGTGCGATGAGAACAACATCACCAACCTCAACATCCTCACAGGACGGAAATTACAAGAGTTTCGTCTCTGGCGGCGACGCGATGGTAACCTTTCGAAAGCCACGGAGAAAACGCAGATGGATACAATTCGGGTATTCATCAAATGGCTCGAATCTATCGAAGGGGTCGAGCCAGACCTCCATGTCAAAGTGCGCTCACCCTTGCTAAGCCGTGAAGATAACACCCGAGATGTGATGCTCTCCCATGAGGATGCACAGATGGTGCTCTCTTACCTTGACAAATATGCATATGCGTCGATAAAACACGTGACTGTGGCTCTCCTCTGGCAAACAATGATGCGTCGTGGTGCTCTCCGAGCACTGGACATTAGCGACTATCACCCCACCGAACAATATCTGGAGGTCAAGCATCGACCCGAATCCGAAACACCCCTAAAAAACGACGAGAATGGAGAACGGCTTATCGCCCTGTCAGATGACGTGTGTACTCTGCTTGATGACTGGATAGAGATGAACCGCCCAGAAGTGCACGACGATTACGGTCGCAAACCACTATTGGCGACATCTCAGGGGCGCATCCATTACAGTACTATTCAGCATTATTGCTATCTGATGACTCGACCCTGCGAGTACACGAGTGCGTGTCCACATGGAAGGACAGTTGACTCATGTGAGGCTGTGGAGCCTGATTCAGCATCTAAATGCCCTAGCAGTCGGAGCCCGCATGCTCTGCGTCGAGGCTCAATCACTGCGAATCTCCAGCAAGACGTACCTGAAAAAGCGATTAGCGACCGAGCACAGGTAAGTCAAGATGTGCTCGAGCAGCACTATGATAACCGTAGTGAGAAAGAGAAAATGGAACAACGGAGAGAGTACTTTAGTGGTTGACTCTGAAACCGCTTGATTTCTAACTAATAGAAAGAATACGGTTGGAAAAGCCGATGCCACTGCTGAGGGCGTCATAGAAGAACTATCCCCTATTCTGGTGTCCTACGAATGGTCAGTACAGTAAAAATATTTATCAATACATACTACATTTCTTCTATGAGGAGAGATAGCATCTACGGGATATGGGTCAAACCTGCTCCCAGTCACATAGCCGAAATAAAGGCAGAGGGGCACGCTGTCTCCCTTGGGTTCTGTCCAACAGGTGGTAACTCCCCTGCTGGGCTGGCCTGAACGGTACCGTTCCTTCAGTAGAGGTAGTGAAAGGAGAGATGTTGCTACTCCTTCCAATAGCAAATACAAGTACCAACCGCAAGGTTAACACATTCCGCACCGACTCGTTTGCCGAAAAGTTGCTGGAATTATTCCGTGGGAACTATTCTCTGACACCTCTCTGCTTTTAATCGGACGTCGGTCGCGCAGTTGAGCCCGATTCACCAAACCTGGACCCATTGCCGAGCACTTCCCCCAGTATTTGATTTCGCAGTTTCATCTTTTCTTCCTCCGTCCGTGCATCGTAGTGTTTCTCCAGAGTATTACGTGTCACATCACATCGGCCAGTCAGAACCTCTGTTTGTACGCCTTTACTGAGGCAATGGGTAATGTACCCACGTCGTACAGGATGAGAGCTGCGTGATGAGGGGCATTTCGAAGCTTCATCCACATTTTGGGCAGCAGAGCATTCCTCGACGGTCTTTCCATGTGGGCATTTACCCGAGGTCGCGCATGGTCGAGTCCATTTGTATATGTACTTCTGTATGGTTGATTTGGATAGACGCCCCAATGATGAGGTAATAAGCGGCTCTCTCCCGTGTTCATCTGCAACTTCGATACGTCTGTCAGCAATGTAATCATCAAGAACCTCACAGACGTCTGGGGAGATGCTTACTTTACGTTCTGATGCGTCTCCGTTCTTGAGCGGTGTTCCTTCCTCTGGACGGTGTCTCAAATCGAGACAGGGTACCTCGGCATCAGGATAATAGTCGTCTTTATCGAGAGCATGTATAGTCCCTCGTCGATGGCCACCCTCAAGAAGCAACATCCAAACAACGTGCTCACGTGAGGCATAATGATATTTTGATAGGTAGCTGAGGATTTCTTCTGCACGCTCCCCAGTTACCTGCTCATCGCGGACCTCGTCTTCTTTGTTGACAGATGGTACTTTCACTTTTTTCCACAAGTCTGTCGGAACCGCTTCAATTGTCCCACAGAACCTGATAAACTGGCGGAGAGTCTTTTGCTGAGTATTTTTACTCTTTATGCTCAACCCCTCTTCTCGCCACATTCGATAAGCCTGTAATTGCCTGCCTGTAACATCATTCATATCACCTATATTATTTGCACTACACCACTTAATGAAGAATTTTAAACGGCTTTTGTACGAAAGTATCGTCGCCTCTGCCAGTTCATCACTCCTCTCTTTTTCATCTATGAATTCGTCTAAAGCTTCTGACGGTGTAATTGGCTCCAGTGATTCTCCGCTTTTCACTATGTCCGCCCTCAGCTGTTCGACTAGCTCATTGCTGACACTCTCAATCCATTCTAGTTGGCCATTGTCGGTGTTTCGTTCATTACTATCAATCACTTGTATAGCTGTATTAGAATCCGAGGAGAGAGGGTATTTATTCCTATCGCCGATTTGTATAATCGTTTTAAATATAGCCCTTTGAACTCTACGCAGGCAGGTCGATGACGTCGATTATCTCATCGTCTCTGTGTATATGTCCTCTATCCGCGAACGTCTCCAGTACCCAATCCACGACAGAGCCCTCAGCATCGATAGCGTCGTACATTATGTTCACGTCGAATTCTCGACCTTCGTGTAACCTGAGAGTTGCAATCGCTTGGTGCACTACCTGTTGCTGTATCGAAGAGGAAGCTAGCGAGTGAGCGACAGCTGCCTCTTCCGCTGTCTCAAGACCGAGGTCCTCCA
This region of Natronosalvus halobius genomic DNA includes:
- a CDS encoding CPBP family intramembrane glutamic endopeptidase, translating into MNTLKRTDGYARSVAVAALLTVGGILMSQLLTLPAILAEPGLIDEPTQTSYEIRSLFFILNFAGFVVAGAAYLWWTDRGWSFVDLSTPDRRGWLIGVAGVVASIAFVILVGLLFQGLGIESTSNSVLDFVGTDSTMVLIMIVIVFLFNAPAEEFLFRGVIQKRLYEGFTKTQAVVLTSVIFGLVHIPNFALSGAPMMAAVASLLVVTGGSIIFGYLYAITDNLLVPITAHAMFNAFQFGQLYLIFEYGDEEMIEEVTSGTAMVLEVATTLG
- a CDS encoding OapC/ArvC family zinc-ribbon domain-containing protein; amino-acid sequence: MPHQCTTCGQTFPDGSKEMLSGCPNCGGNKFQFAPASSATATSSGADTDTDTRSATGGQSGGITRESESASSSDGDERGITQSGSTSGSRSESESESRSESEAGTGTGTGTGTGTVSESGSRSGSRTTSTSESTSTSESASTSMSTNRTWPRTASEPPSSEHDDVPAEFSEWPESARRPDDQDQTEKHTEQSAPRTDDSTVEAGDTPTELEGSDGDEDAAQASARSDVVSSDELPASSATNPADEKAGPDVENGRVVSEPTDDDRPSLDDLREELNEQFESIKILKPGQYELNLMELYDREEYIVSLQEDGRYVINVPDSWRDGGDSGQ
- a CDS encoding DUF2073 domain-containing protein codes for the protein MPEATKADDDRHDGVQIDLISGERMEGLASMEKIRMILDGVHDGNIVILEEGLTPDEESRLIEVTMAEISPDEFNGIEIETYPKSGTRDSSLLGRIMGNDESPKKLTVIGPANQIETLHKDETLISALVSRS
- a CDS encoding Era-like GTP-binding protein, encoding MGLFTGLKDSISRATDRLFSEQEPKRIGIYGPPNAGKTTLANRIARDWTGDAIGTESHIPHETRRARRKEDVEIERNGKSVTIDIVDTPGVTTKVDYEEFTDEMEKDDAIRRSREATEGVAEAMHWLREDVDGVIYVLDSAEDPITQVNTMLIGIIESRDLPVLIFANKIDLPESSVKRIEDAFPQHKTVPLSAKEGENMDEVYENIAEYFG
- a CDS encoding AzlC family ABC transporter permease, giving the protein MAPSHDHTAPADSASDSAVRFSLEGVRVGFLTCIPVALGVAGYGVAFGVVANQAGLSVAEAALMSATVVAGASQLIAVELWADPLPVTAILVTTVAVNLRYSLMGAALERWFRHLSPAQVYGSLFLMADENWALTVRDLKTGSGRGAFLLGSGIAVWTFWVASTVLGVLAGGVIGDPARYGFDFILAAVFLALAADLWEGRSTFVPWLVALATALVASSVLPGRWYILLGGLAAAALEVIRYDA
- a CDS encoding AzlD family protein, giving the protein MREGWLSLDPFVVAVVLAMAVLTYLTKVGGLWVLSRLEVSDRLEAGLSVLPGAIVIAILGPELASGGPSEWAAGIVVLAIAWRTENILLALCGGILAVVAFRGLV
- a CDS encoding sensor histidine kinase, which encodes MSSSSDSETELHTRIHQQKVVSSLGRRALETDDIDRLMHDAAATVAETLDCEYCKVLELLPSGNVFLRQGVGWQEGIVGEAEIPTDTNSQAGYTLLSEEPVVVDDLRTEERFSGPDLLTDHDVVSGISVIIGTVDDPWGILGLHTTDEIAFTDHDVDFVQSVANLLAAAIERHTYQDELEETVAELQELNTRLEKFASMLAHELRNPVTIGQIYAQHLPEEAAPKAVENVVESFDRIENMIDVMLVLTRRGDAVGKRAPVSLAEMARDVWDDVETREATLVVDVDLVIEADEVYVRHLFRNLFENAIRHGGSDVIIEVGTVADGFYVADDGDGIPPEDREMVFKPGFTTTADRDGTGLGLAFVDRLAGVYGWERRLIESDAGGARFEFRDVAVSDQSG
- a CDS encoding tyrosine-type recombinase/integrase; this encodes MSLEPISPEQALELYLADRETELAVATIYSHKSRLGHFVRWCDENNITNLNILTGRKLQEFRLWRRRDGNLSKATEKTQMDTIRVFIKWLESIEGVEPDLHVKVRSPLLSREDNTRDVMLSHEDAQMVLSYLDKYAYASIKHVTVALLWQTMMRRGALRALDISDYHPTEQYLEVKHRPESETPLKNDENGERLIALSDDVCTLLDDWIEMNRPEVHDDYGRKPLLATSQGRIHYSTIQHYCYLMTRPCEYTSACPHGRTVDSCEAVEPDSASKCPSSRSPHALRRGSITANLQQDVPEKAISDRAQVSQDVLEQHYDNRSEKEKMEQRREYFSG
- a CDS encoding tyrosine-type recombinase/integrase — translated: MIDSNERNTDNGQLEWIESVSNELVEQLRADIVKSGESLEPITPSEALDEFIDEKERSDELAEATILSYKSRLKFFIKWCSANNIGDMNDVTGRQLQAYRMWREEGLSIKSKNTQQKTLRQFIRFCGTIEAVPTDLWKKVKVPSVNKEDEVRDEQVTGERAEEILSYLSKYHYASREHVVWMLLLEGGHRRGTIHALDKDDYYPDAEVPCLDLRHRPEEGTPLKNGDASERKVSISPDVCEVLDDYIADRRIEVADEHGREPLITSSLGRLSKSTIQKYIYKWTRPCATSGKCPHGKTVEECSAAQNVDEASKCPSSRSSHPVRRGYITHCLSKGVQTEVLTGRCDVTRNTLEKHYDARTEEEKMKLRNQILGEVLGNGSRFGESGSTARPTSD